The sequence below is a genomic window from Williamwhitmania taraxaci.
TAGTTGAAGCATCGTTTCTATGGAGTTTGTAATACGGTAATCATTGTCTTAATAGAGTTGTCTAATTCTGTTTCCGTGTATGGTAAATTATTTGTGTTGTCAGGATGATGAATGGTATTTCGAATGTAGGTCATAAGTGAAACGTCATAAGGATTTCCTACTTGTCCATTGTGTAATCGTTTCCATTGTTTTGTTTTTGTCTGACCCTTGCCTATGAAAAATGCTTCAATAGCTGTCTCTGATGATACTGTGTTAGCTTCTTGTAAGTAACCGTATAGTTCATTATGAAATTCAATTGTCGGCAAGTTATATGCTTGAAAATTTATTTCTCCCCAAGATGGACTCCAAGGGAATAGTCCAAAGTTTGCACCAGTATTCTCAACAAGCACTTTGCCTGTGTCCTTGCTTGAAATTAGTAATTCAATATCTTGATTTGTGATGCTGTTCTTAAAAAAGTATGGTGAGTGGGTTGATAGAAGAACCTGATTGTTTGCAGAAAGTCCGACCAGATAATTTATAAACTTGTTTTGTAATGTCGGGTGTAAATGCAATTCAGGTTCATCAATAATTACAATGAAATTTTCTTTTGATAAAGAGGCTAATGTTTCAAGGAATAGAAGCGAAATTATCATTTCAATTCCTGAACCAAGTTGTGCAACAGGAATTTCTAAACCTTCGAGTTTTTGATTAAGATATGCTGTATCAAATGGTGCATTTCCATCAAAGAATGAAATGCCAATGTTTGCAATTCCTAAATCGTCAAGCTTCTTGTTTAAACTGTTGAATGTTTTTTGAATTGCTTTTTCGTCTATTTTTTGGATAATTTCATTTTCAATAGTTTGCTTTCTAGCAAAAAAGTCAGGTGTCGGAGGGTCAGTTGGTATTTCATTTTCCTTTCTAACTTCTTTTATAAAACGCCAATTAAAATCGTCATAAACGGATGAAATAGATGAGTTAAACCCTTTTTGAATTTGC
It includes:
- a CDS encoding ATP-dependent nuclease, which codes for MKIKTVSIKHFRGIEDLPPFDLKNLSMLIGNNGTSKTSILEAVNFALSPSFLSGRIKHTDFFKGQDHPIEITLEFETSFKAMLPDGFQKQEVDCNKVYLKVKKRDRAGNGKAFSDIVVVEHYVVPVAPQTNDKGWEVVRKNNSKFKFDHRLLTFPIETEGLPRSYYYGKNREKQIQKGFNSSISSVYDDFNWRFIKEVRKENEIPTDPPTPDFFARKQTIENEIIQKIDEKAIQKTFNSLNKKLDDLGIANIGISFFDGNAPFDTAYLNQKLEGLEIPVAQLGSGIEMIISLLFLETLASLSKENFIVIIDEPELHLHPTLQNKFINYLVGLSANNQVLLSTHSPYFFKNSITNQDIELLISSKDTGKVLVENTGANFGLFPWSPSWGEINFQAYNLPTIEFHNELYGYLQEANTVSSETAIEAFFIGKGQTKTKQWKRLHNGQVGNPYDVSLMTYIRNTIHHPDNTNNLPYTETELDNSIKTMITVLQTP